Proteins encoded within one genomic window of Ovis aries strain OAR_USU_Benz2616 breed Rambouillet chromosome 1, ARS-UI_Ramb_v3.0, whole genome shotgun sequence:
- the PABPC4 gene encoding polyadenylate-binding protein 4 isoform X4, whose product MNAAASSYPMASLYVGDLHSDVTEAMLYEKFSPAGPVLSIRVCRDMITRRSLGYAYVNFQQPADAERALDTMNFDVIKGKPIRIMWSQRDPSLRKSGVGNVFIKNLDKSIDNKALYDTFSAFGNILSCKVVCDENGSKGYAFVHFETQEAADKAIEKMNGMLLNDRKVFVGRFKSRKEREAELGAKAKEFTNVYIKNFGEEVDDENLKELFSQFGKTLSVKVMRDPSGKSKGFGFVSYEKHEDANKAVEEMNGKEITGKVIFVGRAQKKVERQAELKRKFEQLKQERISRYQGVNLYIKNLDDTIDDEKLRKEFSPFGSITSAKVMLEDGRSKGFGFVCFSSPEEATKAVTEMNGRIVGSKPLYVALAQRKEERKAHLTNQYMQRVAGMRALPANAILNQFQPAAGGYFVPAVPQAQGRPPYYTPNQLAQIRPNPRWQQGGRPQGFQGMPSAIRQSGPRPALRHLAPTGSECPDRLAMDFGGAGAAQQGLTDSCQSGGVPTAVQNLAPRAAVAAAAPRAVAPYKYASSVRSPHPAIQPLQAPQPAVHVQGQEPLTASMLAAAPPQEQKQMLGERLFPLIQTMHSNLAGKITGMLLEIDNSELLHMLESPESLRSKVDEAVAVLQAHHAKKEAAQKDSKAK is encoded by the exons atgAACGCTGCGGCCAGCAGCTACCCCATGGCCTCCCTGTACGTGGGTGACCTGCACTCGGACGTCACCGAGGCCATGCTGTACGAAAAGTTCAGTCCTGCGGGGCCTGTGCTGTCCATCCGGGTCTGCCGTGATATGATCACCCGCCGCTCCCTGGGTTATGCCTACGTCAACTTCCAGCAACCGGCTGACG CTGAGCGGGCCTTGGACACCATGAACTTTGATGTAATTAAGGGAAAGCCGATCCGGATCATGTGGTCTCAGAGGGATCCGTCTCTGAGAAAATCTGGTGTGGGAAACGTCTTCATCAAGAACCTGGACAAATCTATAGATAACAAGGCACTTTATGATACTTTTTCTGCTTTTGGGAACATTCTGTCCTGCAAG GTGGTGTGTGATGAGAACGGCTCTAAGGGTTATGCCTTTGTCCACTTCGAGACCCAGGAGGCTGCCGACAAGGCCATCGAGAAGATGAACGGCATGCTCCTCAATGACCGCAAAGT GTTTGTGGGCAGATTCAAGTCTCGAAAAGAGCGGGAAGCTGAACTTGGAGCCAAAGCCAAGGAATTCACCAATGTTTACATCAAAAACTTCGGGGAAGAGGTTGATGATGAGAATCTGAAAGAGCTATTTAGCCAGTTTG GTAAGACCCTAAGTGTCAAGGTGATGAGAGATCCCAGTGGGAAATCCAAAGGCTTTGGCTTTGTGAGTTACGAAAAACACGAGGATGCCAATAAG GCTGTGGaagagatgaatggaaaagaaatcacTGGGAAGGTCATTTTCGTTGGCCGTGCACAAAAGAAAGTGGAGCGGCAGGCCGAGTTAAAGCGAAAATTTGAACAGCTGAAGCAGGAAAGGATTAGTCGCTATCAG GGGGTGAATCTCTACATTAAGAACTTGGATGACACCATCGATGATGAGAAGTTAAGGAAAGAGTTTTCTCCTTTTGGATCAATCACCAGTGCTAAG GTGATGTTGGAGGATGGGAGAAGCAAAGGATTTGGCTTTGTCTGCTTCTCATCCCCTGAGGAGGCAACCAAAGCAGTCACGGAGATGAATGGACGCATCGTGGGCTCCAAGCCACTGTATGTCGCTCTGGCccagagaaaggaggagagaaaggctCACCTGACCAACCAATATATGCAGCGGGTGGCCGGGATGAGGGCACTGCCCGCCAACGCCATCTTAAATCAGTTCCAGCCGGCAGCTGGGGGCTACTTTGTGCCAGCAGTTCCACAG GCTCAGGGAAGACCTCCATATTACACACCTAACCAGTTAGCACAGATAAGGCCTAATCCACGCTGGCAGCAAGGTGGGAGACCTCAAG GCTTCCAAGGAATGCCAAGTGCTATACGCCAGTCTGGGCCTCGTCCAGCTCTTCGCCATCTGGCTCCAACTG GGTCTGAGTGCCCGGACCGCTTGGCTATGGACTTTGGTGGGGCTGGTGCCGCCCAGCAAGGGCTGACTGACAGCTGCCAGTCTGGAG GTGTTCCCACAGCTGTGCAGAATTTAGCGCCTCGTGCTGCCGTTGCTGCCGCTGCTCCTCGGGCTGTTGCACCTTACAAATACGCCTCCAGCGTCCGCAGTCCTCACCCTGCCATCCAGCCCCTGCAG GCACCCCAGCCTGCGGTCCACGTGCAGGGGCAGGAGCCGCTGACTGCCTCCATGCTGGCTGCAGCACCCCCCCAGGAACAGAAGCAGATGCTGG GTGAACGTCTGTTCCCACTTATCCAGACGATGCACTCGAACCTGGCTGGGAAGATAACTGGGATGCTGCTGGAGATCGACAACTCGGAGCTGCTGCACATGCTGGAGTCCCCCGAGTCTCTCCGCTCCAAG GTGGATGAGGCTGTGGCGGTCCTTCAGGCTCATCATGCCAAGAAAGAAGCTGCTCAGAAG GATTCAAAAGCCAAATAA
- the PABPC4 gene encoding polyadenylate-binding protein 4 isoform X6 has protein sequence MNAAASSYPMASLYVGDLHSDVTEAMLYEKFSPAGPVLSIRVCRDMITRRSLGYAYVNFQQPADAERALDTMNFDVIKGKPIRIMWSQRDPSLRKSGVGNVFIKNLDKSIDNKALYDTFSAFGNILSCKVVCDENGSKGYAFVHFETQEAADKAIEKMNGMLLNDRKVFVGRFKSRKEREAELGAKAKEFTNVYIKNFGEEVDDENLKELFSQFGKTLSVKVMRDPSGKSKGFGFVSYEKHEDANKAVEEMNGKEITGKVIFVGRAQKKVERQAELKRKFEQLKQERISRYQGVNLYIKNLDDTIDDEKLRKEFSPFGSITSAKVMLEDGRSKGFGFVCFSSPEEATKAVTEMNGRIVGSKPLYVALAQRKEERKAHLTNQYMQRVAGMRALPANAILNQFQPAAGGYFVPAVPQAQGRPPYYTPNQLAQIRPNPRWQQGGRPQGFQGMPSAIRQSGPRPALRHLAPTGNAPASRGLPTTAQRVGVPTAVQNLAPRAAVAAAAPRAVAPYKYASSVRSPHPAIQPLQAPQPAVHVQGQEPLTASMLAAAPPQEQKQMLGERLFPLIQTMHSNLAGKITGMLLEIDNSELLHMLESPESLRSKVDEAVAVLQAHHAKKEAAQKDSKAK, from the exons atgAACGCTGCGGCCAGCAGCTACCCCATGGCCTCCCTGTACGTGGGTGACCTGCACTCGGACGTCACCGAGGCCATGCTGTACGAAAAGTTCAGTCCTGCGGGGCCTGTGCTGTCCATCCGGGTCTGCCGTGATATGATCACCCGCCGCTCCCTGGGTTATGCCTACGTCAACTTCCAGCAACCGGCTGACG CTGAGCGGGCCTTGGACACCATGAACTTTGATGTAATTAAGGGAAAGCCGATCCGGATCATGTGGTCTCAGAGGGATCCGTCTCTGAGAAAATCTGGTGTGGGAAACGTCTTCATCAAGAACCTGGACAAATCTATAGATAACAAGGCACTTTATGATACTTTTTCTGCTTTTGGGAACATTCTGTCCTGCAAG GTGGTGTGTGATGAGAACGGCTCTAAGGGTTATGCCTTTGTCCACTTCGAGACCCAGGAGGCTGCCGACAAGGCCATCGAGAAGATGAACGGCATGCTCCTCAATGACCGCAAAGT GTTTGTGGGCAGATTCAAGTCTCGAAAAGAGCGGGAAGCTGAACTTGGAGCCAAAGCCAAGGAATTCACCAATGTTTACATCAAAAACTTCGGGGAAGAGGTTGATGATGAGAATCTGAAAGAGCTATTTAGCCAGTTTG GTAAGACCCTAAGTGTCAAGGTGATGAGAGATCCCAGTGGGAAATCCAAAGGCTTTGGCTTTGTGAGTTACGAAAAACACGAGGATGCCAATAAG GCTGTGGaagagatgaatggaaaagaaatcacTGGGAAGGTCATTTTCGTTGGCCGTGCACAAAAGAAAGTGGAGCGGCAGGCCGAGTTAAAGCGAAAATTTGAACAGCTGAAGCAGGAAAGGATTAGTCGCTATCAG GGGGTGAATCTCTACATTAAGAACTTGGATGACACCATCGATGATGAGAAGTTAAGGAAAGAGTTTTCTCCTTTTGGATCAATCACCAGTGCTAAG GTGATGTTGGAGGATGGGAGAAGCAAAGGATTTGGCTTTGTCTGCTTCTCATCCCCTGAGGAGGCAACCAAAGCAGTCACGGAGATGAATGGACGCATCGTGGGCTCCAAGCCACTGTATGTCGCTCTGGCccagagaaaggaggagagaaaggctCACCTGACCAACCAATATATGCAGCGGGTGGCCGGGATGAGGGCACTGCCCGCCAACGCCATCTTAAATCAGTTCCAGCCGGCAGCTGGGGGCTACTTTGTGCCAGCAGTTCCACAG GCTCAGGGAAGACCTCCATATTACACACCTAACCAGTTAGCACAGATAAGGCCTAATCCACGCTGGCAGCAAGGTGGGAGACCTCAAG GCTTCCAAGGAATGCCAAGTGCTATACGCCAGTCTGGGCCTCGTCCAGCTCTTCGCCATCTGGCTCCAACTGGTAATGCTCCGGCCTCTCGCGGCCTCCCTACTACCGCTCAGAGAGTCG GTGTTCCCACAGCTGTGCAGAATTTAGCGCCTCGTGCTGCCGTTGCTGCCGCTGCTCCTCGGGCTGTTGCACCTTACAAATACGCCTCCAGCGTCCGCAGTCCTCACCCTGCCATCCAGCCCCTGCAG GCACCCCAGCCTGCGGTCCACGTGCAGGGGCAGGAGCCGCTGACTGCCTCCATGCTGGCTGCAGCACCCCCCCAGGAACAGAAGCAGATGCTGG GTGAACGTCTGTTCCCACTTATCCAGACGATGCACTCGAACCTGGCTGGGAAGATAACTGGGATGCTGCTGGAGATCGACAACTCGGAGCTGCTGCACATGCTGGAGTCCCCCGAGTCTCTCCGCTCCAAG GTGGATGAGGCTGTGGCGGTCCTTCAGGCTCATCATGCCAAGAAAGAAGCTGCTCAGAAG GATTCAAAAGCCAAATAA
- the PABPC4 gene encoding polyadenylate-binding protein 4 isoform X2 → MNAAASSYPMASLYVGDLHSDVTEAMLYEKFSPAGPVLSIRVCRDMITRRSLGYAYVNFQQPADAERALDTMNFDVIKGKPIRIMWSQRDPSLRKSGVGNVFIKNLDKSIDNKALYDTFSAFGNILSCKVVCDENGSKGYAFVHFETQEAADKAIEKMNGMLLNDRKVFVGRFKSRKEREAELGAKAKEFTNVYIKNFGEEVDDENLKELFSQFGKTLSVKVMRDPSGKSKGFGFVSYEKHEDANKAVEEMNGKEITGKVIFVGRAQKKVERQAELKRKFEQLKQERISRYQGVNLYIKNLDDTIDDEKLRKEFSPFGSITSAKVMLEDGRSKGFGFVCFSSPEEATKAVTEMNGRIVGSKPLYVALAQRKEERKAHLTNQYMQRVAGMRALPANAILNQFQPAAGGYFVPAVPQAQGRPPYYTPNQLAQIRPNPRWQQGGRPQGFQGMPSAIRQSGPRPALRHLAPTGNAPASRGLPTTAQRVGSECPDRLAMDFGGAGAAQQGLTDSCQSGGVPTAVQNLAPRAAVAAAAPRAVAPYKYASSVRSPHPAIQPLQAPQPAVHVQGQEPLTASMLAAAPPQEQKQMLGERLFPLIQTMHSNLAGKITGMLLEIDNSELLHMLESPESLRSKVDEAVAVLQAHHAKKEAAQKDSKAK, encoded by the exons atgAACGCTGCGGCCAGCAGCTACCCCATGGCCTCCCTGTACGTGGGTGACCTGCACTCGGACGTCACCGAGGCCATGCTGTACGAAAAGTTCAGTCCTGCGGGGCCTGTGCTGTCCATCCGGGTCTGCCGTGATATGATCACCCGCCGCTCCCTGGGTTATGCCTACGTCAACTTCCAGCAACCGGCTGACG CTGAGCGGGCCTTGGACACCATGAACTTTGATGTAATTAAGGGAAAGCCGATCCGGATCATGTGGTCTCAGAGGGATCCGTCTCTGAGAAAATCTGGTGTGGGAAACGTCTTCATCAAGAACCTGGACAAATCTATAGATAACAAGGCACTTTATGATACTTTTTCTGCTTTTGGGAACATTCTGTCCTGCAAG GTGGTGTGTGATGAGAACGGCTCTAAGGGTTATGCCTTTGTCCACTTCGAGACCCAGGAGGCTGCCGACAAGGCCATCGAGAAGATGAACGGCATGCTCCTCAATGACCGCAAAGT GTTTGTGGGCAGATTCAAGTCTCGAAAAGAGCGGGAAGCTGAACTTGGAGCCAAAGCCAAGGAATTCACCAATGTTTACATCAAAAACTTCGGGGAAGAGGTTGATGATGAGAATCTGAAAGAGCTATTTAGCCAGTTTG GTAAGACCCTAAGTGTCAAGGTGATGAGAGATCCCAGTGGGAAATCCAAAGGCTTTGGCTTTGTGAGTTACGAAAAACACGAGGATGCCAATAAG GCTGTGGaagagatgaatggaaaagaaatcacTGGGAAGGTCATTTTCGTTGGCCGTGCACAAAAGAAAGTGGAGCGGCAGGCCGAGTTAAAGCGAAAATTTGAACAGCTGAAGCAGGAAAGGATTAGTCGCTATCAG GGGGTGAATCTCTACATTAAGAACTTGGATGACACCATCGATGATGAGAAGTTAAGGAAAGAGTTTTCTCCTTTTGGATCAATCACCAGTGCTAAG GTGATGTTGGAGGATGGGAGAAGCAAAGGATTTGGCTTTGTCTGCTTCTCATCCCCTGAGGAGGCAACCAAAGCAGTCACGGAGATGAATGGACGCATCGTGGGCTCCAAGCCACTGTATGTCGCTCTGGCccagagaaaggaggagagaaaggctCACCTGACCAACCAATATATGCAGCGGGTGGCCGGGATGAGGGCACTGCCCGCCAACGCCATCTTAAATCAGTTCCAGCCGGCAGCTGGGGGCTACTTTGTGCCAGCAGTTCCACAG GCTCAGGGAAGACCTCCATATTACACACCTAACCAGTTAGCACAGATAAGGCCTAATCCACGCTGGCAGCAAGGTGGGAGACCTCAAG GCTTCCAAGGAATGCCAAGTGCTATACGCCAGTCTGGGCCTCGTCCAGCTCTTCGCCATCTGGCTCCAACTGGTAATGCTCCGGCCTCTCGCGGCCTCCCTACTACCGCTCAGAGAGTCG GGTCTGAGTGCCCGGACCGCTTGGCTATGGACTTTGGTGGGGCTGGTGCCGCCCAGCAAGGGCTGACTGACAGCTGCCAGTCTGGAG GTGTTCCCACAGCTGTGCAGAATTTAGCGCCTCGTGCTGCCGTTGCTGCCGCTGCTCCTCGGGCTGTTGCACCTTACAAATACGCCTCCAGCGTCCGCAGTCCTCACCCTGCCATCCAGCCCCTGCAG GCACCCCAGCCTGCGGTCCACGTGCAGGGGCAGGAGCCGCTGACTGCCTCCATGCTGGCTGCAGCACCCCCCCAGGAACAGAAGCAGATGCTGG GTGAACGTCTGTTCCCACTTATCCAGACGATGCACTCGAACCTGGCTGGGAAGATAACTGGGATGCTGCTGGAGATCGACAACTCGGAGCTGCTGCACATGCTGGAGTCCCCCGAGTCTCTCCGCTCCAAG GTGGATGAGGCTGTGGCGGTCCTTCAGGCTCATCATGCCAAGAAAGAAGCTGCTCAGAAG GATTCAAAAGCCAAATAA
- the PABPC4 gene encoding polyadenylate-binding protein 4 isoform X3, translated as MNAAASSYPMASLYVGDLHSDVTEAMLYEKFSPAGPVLSIRVCRDMITRRSLGYAYVNFQQPADAERALDTMNFDVIKGKPIRIMWSQRDPSLRKSGVGNVFIKNLDKSIDNKALYDTFSAFGNILSCKVVCDENGSKGYAFVHFETQEAADKAIEKMNGMLLNDRKVFVGRFKSRKEREAELGAKAKEFTNVYIKNFGEEVDDENLKELFSQFGKTLSVKVMRDPSGKSKGFGFVSYEKHEDANKAVEEMNGKEITGKVIFVGRAQKKVERQAELKRKFEQLKQERISRYQGVNLYIKNLDDTIDDEKLRKEFSPFGSITSAKVMLEDGRSKGFGFVCFSSPEEATKAVTEMNGRIVGSKPLYVALAQRKEERKAHLTNQYMQRVAGMRALPANAILNQFQPAAGGYFVPAVPQAQGRPPYYTPNQLAQIRPNPRWQQGGRPQGFQGMPSAIRQSGPRPALRHLAPTGSECPDRLAMDFGGAGAAQQGLTDSCQSGGVPTAVQNLAPRAAVAAAAPRAVAPYKYASSVRSPHPAIQPLQAPQPAVHVQGQEPLTASMLAAAPPQEQKQMLGERLFPLIQTMHSNLAGKITGMLLEIDNSELLHMLESPESLRSKVDEAVAVLQAHHAKKEAAQKVGAVAAATS; from the exons atgAACGCTGCGGCCAGCAGCTACCCCATGGCCTCCCTGTACGTGGGTGACCTGCACTCGGACGTCACCGAGGCCATGCTGTACGAAAAGTTCAGTCCTGCGGGGCCTGTGCTGTCCATCCGGGTCTGCCGTGATATGATCACCCGCCGCTCCCTGGGTTATGCCTACGTCAACTTCCAGCAACCGGCTGACG CTGAGCGGGCCTTGGACACCATGAACTTTGATGTAATTAAGGGAAAGCCGATCCGGATCATGTGGTCTCAGAGGGATCCGTCTCTGAGAAAATCTGGTGTGGGAAACGTCTTCATCAAGAACCTGGACAAATCTATAGATAACAAGGCACTTTATGATACTTTTTCTGCTTTTGGGAACATTCTGTCCTGCAAG GTGGTGTGTGATGAGAACGGCTCTAAGGGTTATGCCTTTGTCCACTTCGAGACCCAGGAGGCTGCCGACAAGGCCATCGAGAAGATGAACGGCATGCTCCTCAATGACCGCAAAGT GTTTGTGGGCAGATTCAAGTCTCGAAAAGAGCGGGAAGCTGAACTTGGAGCCAAAGCCAAGGAATTCACCAATGTTTACATCAAAAACTTCGGGGAAGAGGTTGATGATGAGAATCTGAAAGAGCTATTTAGCCAGTTTG GTAAGACCCTAAGTGTCAAGGTGATGAGAGATCCCAGTGGGAAATCCAAAGGCTTTGGCTTTGTGAGTTACGAAAAACACGAGGATGCCAATAAG GCTGTGGaagagatgaatggaaaagaaatcacTGGGAAGGTCATTTTCGTTGGCCGTGCACAAAAGAAAGTGGAGCGGCAGGCCGAGTTAAAGCGAAAATTTGAACAGCTGAAGCAGGAAAGGATTAGTCGCTATCAG GGGGTGAATCTCTACATTAAGAACTTGGATGACACCATCGATGATGAGAAGTTAAGGAAAGAGTTTTCTCCTTTTGGATCAATCACCAGTGCTAAG GTGATGTTGGAGGATGGGAGAAGCAAAGGATTTGGCTTTGTCTGCTTCTCATCCCCTGAGGAGGCAACCAAAGCAGTCACGGAGATGAATGGACGCATCGTGGGCTCCAAGCCACTGTATGTCGCTCTGGCccagagaaaggaggagagaaaggctCACCTGACCAACCAATATATGCAGCGGGTGGCCGGGATGAGGGCACTGCCCGCCAACGCCATCTTAAATCAGTTCCAGCCGGCAGCTGGGGGCTACTTTGTGCCAGCAGTTCCACAG GCTCAGGGAAGACCTCCATATTACACACCTAACCAGTTAGCACAGATAAGGCCTAATCCACGCTGGCAGCAAGGTGGGAGACCTCAAG GCTTCCAAGGAATGCCAAGTGCTATACGCCAGTCTGGGCCTCGTCCAGCTCTTCGCCATCTGGCTCCAACTG GGTCTGAGTGCCCGGACCGCTTGGCTATGGACTTTGGTGGGGCTGGTGCCGCCCAGCAAGGGCTGACTGACAGCTGCCAGTCTGGAG GTGTTCCCACAGCTGTGCAGAATTTAGCGCCTCGTGCTGCCGTTGCTGCCGCTGCTCCTCGGGCTGTTGCACCTTACAAATACGCCTCCAGCGTCCGCAGTCCTCACCCTGCCATCCAGCCCCTGCAG GCACCCCAGCCTGCGGTCCACGTGCAGGGGCAGGAGCCGCTGACTGCCTCCATGCTGGCTGCAGCACCCCCCCAGGAACAGAAGCAGATGCTGG GTGAACGTCTGTTCCCACTTATCCAGACGATGCACTCGAACCTGGCTGGGAAGATAACTGGGATGCTGCTGGAGATCGACAACTCGGAGCTGCTGCACATGCTGGAGTCCCCCGAGTCTCTCCGCTCCAAG GTGGATGAGGCTGTGGCGGTCCTTCAGGCTCATCATGCCAAGAAAGAAGCTGCTCAGAAGGTGGgcgctgttgctgctgctacctCTTAG
- the PABPC4 gene encoding polyadenylate-binding protein 4 isoform X5, with protein sequence MNAAASSYPMASLYVGDLHSDVTEAMLYEKFSPAGPVLSIRVCRDMITRRSLGYAYVNFQQPADAERALDTMNFDVIKGKPIRIMWSQRDPSLRKSGVGNVFIKNLDKSIDNKALYDTFSAFGNILSCKVVCDENGSKGYAFVHFETQEAADKAIEKMNGMLLNDRKVFVGRFKSRKEREAELGAKAKEFTNVYIKNFGEEVDDENLKELFSQFGKTLSVKVMRDPSGKSKGFGFVSYEKHEDANKAVEEMNGKEITGKVIFVGRAQKKVERQAELKRKFEQLKQERISRYQGVNLYIKNLDDTIDDEKLRKEFSPFGSITSAKVMLEDGRSKGFGFVCFSSPEEATKAVTEMNGRIVGSKPLYVALAQRKEERKAHLTNQYMQRVAGMRALPANAILNQFQPAAGGYFVPAVPQAQGRPPYYTPNQLAQIRPNPRWQQGGRPQGFQGMPSAIRQSGPRPALRHLAPTGNAPASRGLPTTAQRVGVPTAVQNLAPRAAVAAAAPRAVAPYKYASSVRSPHPAIQPLQAPQPAVHVQGQEPLTASMLAAAPPQEQKQMLGERLFPLIQTMHSNLAGKITGMLLEIDNSELLHMLESPESLRSKVDEAVAVLQAHHAKKEAAQKVGAVAAATS encoded by the exons atgAACGCTGCGGCCAGCAGCTACCCCATGGCCTCCCTGTACGTGGGTGACCTGCACTCGGACGTCACCGAGGCCATGCTGTACGAAAAGTTCAGTCCTGCGGGGCCTGTGCTGTCCATCCGGGTCTGCCGTGATATGATCACCCGCCGCTCCCTGGGTTATGCCTACGTCAACTTCCAGCAACCGGCTGACG CTGAGCGGGCCTTGGACACCATGAACTTTGATGTAATTAAGGGAAAGCCGATCCGGATCATGTGGTCTCAGAGGGATCCGTCTCTGAGAAAATCTGGTGTGGGAAACGTCTTCATCAAGAACCTGGACAAATCTATAGATAACAAGGCACTTTATGATACTTTTTCTGCTTTTGGGAACATTCTGTCCTGCAAG GTGGTGTGTGATGAGAACGGCTCTAAGGGTTATGCCTTTGTCCACTTCGAGACCCAGGAGGCTGCCGACAAGGCCATCGAGAAGATGAACGGCATGCTCCTCAATGACCGCAAAGT GTTTGTGGGCAGATTCAAGTCTCGAAAAGAGCGGGAAGCTGAACTTGGAGCCAAAGCCAAGGAATTCACCAATGTTTACATCAAAAACTTCGGGGAAGAGGTTGATGATGAGAATCTGAAAGAGCTATTTAGCCAGTTTG GTAAGACCCTAAGTGTCAAGGTGATGAGAGATCCCAGTGGGAAATCCAAAGGCTTTGGCTTTGTGAGTTACGAAAAACACGAGGATGCCAATAAG GCTGTGGaagagatgaatggaaaagaaatcacTGGGAAGGTCATTTTCGTTGGCCGTGCACAAAAGAAAGTGGAGCGGCAGGCCGAGTTAAAGCGAAAATTTGAACAGCTGAAGCAGGAAAGGATTAGTCGCTATCAG GGGGTGAATCTCTACATTAAGAACTTGGATGACACCATCGATGATGAGAAGTTAAGGAAAGAGTTTTCTCCTTTTGGATCAATCACCAGTGCTAAG GTGATGTTGGAGGATGGGAGAAGCAAAGGATTTGGCTTTGTCTGCTTCTCATCCCCTGAGGAGGCAACCAAAGCAGTCACGGAGATGAATGGACGCATCGTGGGCTCCAAGCCACTGTATGTCGCTCTGGCccagagaaaggaggagagaaaggctCACCTGACCAACCAATATATGCAGCGGGTGGCCGGGATGAGGGCACTGCCCGCCAACGCCATCTTAAATCAGTTCCAGCCGGCAGCTGGGGGCTACTTTGTGCCAGCAGTTCCACAG GCTCAGGGAAGACCTCCATATTACACACCTAACCAGTTAGCACAGATAAGGCCTAATCCACGCTGGCAGCAAGGTGGGAGACCTCAAG GCTTCCAAGGAATGCCAAGTGCTATACGCCAGTCTGGGCCTCGTCCAGCTCTTCGCCATCTGGCTCCAACTGGTAATGCTCCGGCCTCTCGCGGCCTCCCTACTACCGCTCAGAGAGTCG GTGTTCCCACAGCTGTGCAGAATTTAGCGCCTCGTGCTGCCGTTGCTGCCGCTGCTCCTCGGGCTGTTGCACCTTACAAATACGCCTCCAGCGTCCGCAGTCCTCACCCTGCCATCCAGCCCCTGCAG GCACCCCAGCCTGCGGTCCACGTGCAGGGGCAGGAGCCGCTGACTGCCTCCATGCTGGCTGCAGCACCCCCCCAGGAACAGAAGCAGATGCTGG GTGAACGTCTGTTCCCACTTATCCAGACGATGCACTCGAACCTGGCTGGGAAGATAACTGGGATGCTGCTGGAGATCGACAACTCGGAGCTGCTGCACATGCTGGAGTCCCCCGAGTCTCTCCGCTCCAAG GTGGATGAGGCTGTGGCGGTCCTTCAGGCTCATCATGCCAAGAAAGAAGCTGCTCAGAAGGTGGgcgctgttgctgctgctacctCTTAG